One Methylomonas sp. LL1 DNA window includes the following coding sequences:
- a CDS encoding chemotaxis response regulator CheY codes for MKILIVDDFSTMRRIVKNLLKDLGFTNTVEADDGKTALPILQKGGIDFLITDWNMPGMTGIDLLKAVRANPNLANMPVLMVTAEAKREQIILAAQAGVNGYVIKPFTAATLKEKIEKIFERIEG; via the coding sequence ATGAAGATTCTGATTGTCGACGATTTTTCGACAATGCGGAGAATAGTAAAAAACCTGTTAAAAGACCTGGGTTTTACCAATACCGTCGAGGCCGATGACGGCAAGACTGCATTGCCTATATTGCAAAAAGGCGGTATCGATTTTTTGATTACAGACTGGAATATGCCGGGCATGACCGGGATAGACTTGCTGAAAGCCGTCAGGGCCAATCCAAATTTGGCCAACATGCCGGTATTGATGGTGACGGCCGAGGCTAAACGGGAGCAGATTATTTTGGCGGCACAGGCCGGCGTGAACGGTTATGTGATCAAGCCCTTTACCGCAGCGACCCTGAAAGAAAAAATCGAAAAAATCTTTGAACGTATTGAAGGCTAA
- the fliQ gene encoding flagellar biosynthesis protein FliQ: MTPETISNIAQETVLVSLKLMGPILLSSLAVGLLVSMFQAATSIQEQTLSFIPKLATIIVVLMIAGPGMLQMLIDYFHDLMREIPTLIG; the protein is encoded by the coding sequence ATGACTCCGGAAACCATATCGAATATAGCGCAGGAAACGGTATTGGTGTCTTTGAAACTGATGGGGCCGATTTTGTTGTCTTCGTTGGCGGTAGGTTTGCTGGTGTCGATGTTTCAGGCCGCCACCTCGATACAGGAACAGACTCTGTCCTTCATACCCAAGCTGGCAACGATTATTGTGGTATTAATGATTGCCGGTCCCGGCATGCTACAAATGTTGATCGATTATTTCCACGATTTGATGCGTGAAATTCCTACCTTGATAGGATGA
- a CDS encoding RNA polymerase sigma factor FliA — protein MNKAAMYAAVQAENTDKLVIQHAPLVKRIAYHLMGRLPDTVQIDDLIQSGMLGLLEAIKHYDAGQGASFETYAGIRIRGAMLDELRRADWTPRSVHKKARMVAEAIREVENQVGRDAKDSEVASKMGIGLEEYRQILQDTVSCKTFSVEELIQGEDSIIDDVHTNYQPEEQLIQQNFHQALAKAIAELPERERLVVSLYYDDELNLREIGRVLDVSESRVSQICSQAMLRLRARLADWLDRKDNGARG, from the coding sequence ATGAATAAAGCGGCAATGTATGCCGCGGTGCAGGCCGAAAACACCGATAAGTTGGTGATTCAGCATGCACCGTTAGTCAAACGCATTGCCTACCATCTGATGGGGCGCTTGCCCGATACCGTTCAGATCGATGATCTGATTCAATCCGGTATGCTGGGATTATTGGAAGCCATCAAGCATTATGATGCCGGCCAGGGTGCCAGTTTCGAGACTTATGCGGGCATCCGCATTCGTGGCGCCATGTTGGATGAATTACGCCGAGCCGACTGGACGCCGCGTTCGGTGCATAAAAAAGCCCGGATGGTCGCCGAAGCGATACGTGAAGTGGAAAATCAAGTCGGCCGCGATGCCAAGGATAGCGAAGTGGCGAGTAAAATGGGAATAGGGCTGGAGGAATACCGCCAGATCCTACAGGACACCGTGTCTTGTAAAACCTTTAGTGTCGAGGAGTTGATTCAGGGAGAAGACAGCATCATTGATGATGTCCATACCAATTATCAACCCGAAGAACAACTGATACAGCAGAATTTTCACCAAGCCTTGGCCAAGGCCATCGCCGAATTGCCGGAAAGGGAGCGCTTGGTGGTGTCGCTCTATTACGATGACGAATTGAATTTGCGCGAGATAGGCCGGGTACTGGATGTCAGCGAGTCCCGAGTCAGCCAGATTTGCAGTCAGGCCATGTTGCGGCTCCGGGCCAGGCTTGCGGATTGGTTGGATCGGAAAGATAATGGCGCAAGAGGTTGA
- the fliR gene encoding flagellar biosynthetic protein FliR, with product MFISIPVFSVNSVPARLKMMLSLLITFAVVPTLPPMPAVALFSPEGLMVTIQQVMLGISTGFILQMVFSIMLFAGQTIAYGMGLGFASLVDPATGVQTPVIAQLFVIGSSLLFLAVDGHLLLIEMLAQSFSTLPVAADSLDKSDLWRMIAWSSQIFAGGVLLSLPIMATLLFVNISFGVASKAAPQLQLFGVGFPITILLGMALIWVGLATMLEGFSDWLHAGFVLISEMLRMS from the coding sequence ATGTTCATTTCAATTCCGGTTTTTAGCGTCAATAGTGTGCCGGCCAGATTGAAAATGATGCTGAGTCTATTGATTACGTTTGCAGTGGTGCCCACCTTGCCGCCGATGCCGGCGGTTGCTTTATTCAGTCCCGAGGGGTTGATGGTGACCATACAGCAAGTCATGTTGGGGATTTCGACCGGCTTTATTCTGCAAATGGTATTTTCGATCATGCTATTTGCCGGTCAGACGATTGCCTACGGCATGGGATTGGGGTTTGCCTCGCTGGTCGATCCTGCAACCGGCGTGCAAACCCCGGTGATTGCGCAGCTTTTTGTGATCGGATCCAGCTTGTTGTTTTTGGCCGTTGACGGGCATTTGTTGCTGATCGAGATGTTGGCACAGAGTTTTAGCACTTTGCCGGTGGCTGCCGACAGTTTGGACAAGTCCGACCTGTGGCGCATGATAGCTTGGAGTAGTCAGATATTTGCCGGTGGCGTGTTGCTGTCCCTGCCTATCATGGCGACCTTGTTGTTTGTCAACATCAGTTTCGGCGTAGCTTCAAAAGCGGCGCCGCAATTGCAACTGTTTGGCGTCGGATTTCCGATCACTATTTTATTAGGAATGGCGCTGATTTGGGTCGGGCTGGCTACCATGCTGGAAGGCTTTAGCGATTGGTTGCACGCGGGTTTTGTCCTGATCAGTGAAATGTTGAGGATGAGCTGA
- the flhB gene encoding flagellar biosynthesis protein FlhB translates to MAEDADDKTEEPTGKRLADSRRKGQVPRSKELNTFVTLIVSAALFFYTGQYMVQGLLKMMKHQFQLSRDTIFDPITPVMHFKMAMVEGYSVVLPLMIILMIADLLTPLLMGGWNFSEEAFEPKFSKLNPLQGIKKIFGIQGVMELVKAVIKVILIGFVAWNLFKVYFDDFMSLSRLTLEAGIFRVGEIIVMSVLVLSATFILLVLIDVPYQLWNHQRQLKMTKQEIRDEAKESEGSPEVKGKIRQMQMQAAQRRMMEAVPSADVIVTNPTHFAVALKYDQNGGGAPVLVAKGTDLVAAQIRNLALANKVVLVAAPSLARALYYSTELNQEIPRGLFLAVAQVLAYVFQLRAASQQGWVKPVPPSDVDVPDEFRQ, encoded by the coding sequence ATGGCGGAAGATGCCGACGACAAAACCGAAGAGCCCACTGGTAAGCGGTTAGCTGACTCGCGCAGGAAAGGTCAGGTACCGCGTTCCAAGGAACTCAATACCTTTGTGACGTTGATTGTCAGCGCCGCGCTGTTTTTTTATACGGGACAGTACATGGTACAGGGCTTGCTGAAGATGATGAAACATCAGTTTCAGTTGTCGCGGGATACCATCTTTGACCCCATCACGCCGGTCATGCATTTCAAAATGGCTATGGTTGAAGGTTATTCGGTCGTGTTGCCGTTGATGATTATTCTGATGATCGCCGATTTATTGACGCCGTTGCTGATGGGAGGCTGGAATTTTTCGGAAGAAGCCTTCGAACCCAAATTCTCCAAACTTAATCCGCTGCAAGGCATCAAAAAGATTTTCGGCATTCAAGGCGTGATGGAGTTGGTCAAGGCCGTTATCAAGGTGATATTGATCGGCTTCGTGGCCTGGAACCTGTTCAAAGTCTATTTCGATGATTTCATGAGTTTGAGCAGGTTAACGCTCGAGGCCGGTATCTTTCGGGTTGGCGAAATCATTGTGATGTCCGTGCTGGTATTGAGTGCGACCTTTATATTGTTGGTGTTGATCGATGTGCCGTACCAGTTATGGAATCACCAGCGCCAGTTGAAGATGACCAAGCAGGAGATCCGCGACGAAGCCAAGGAGTCGGAGGGTAGTCCGGAAGTCAAGGGCAAAATCCGGCAAATGCAGATGCAGGCCGCGCAAAGGCGGATGATGGAGGCTGTGCCCAGCGCGGATGTGATCGTGACCAATCCCACACACTTTGCGGTGGCATTAAAATATGACCAAAATGGCGGCGGCGCCCCGGTGCTGGTGGCCAAGGGTACGGATTTGGTGGCGGCCCAGATCCGTAATCTGGCGTTGGCCAATAAAGTGGTGCTGGTGGCGGCACCCTCTCTGGCCAGGGCTCTGTATTATTCGACGGAACTGAATCAAGAGATTCCGCGGGGGTTGTTTCTGGCGGTGGCGCAAGTGCTGGCCTACGTTTTTCAGCTCAGGGCGGCGTCCCAACAAGGCTGGGTAAAGCCAGTGCCGCCGAGTGATGTAGACGTTCCCGACGAATTCAGGCAATAA
- the flhF gene encoding flagellar biosynthesis protein FlhF: MKIKRFFAADIRQAMRMVKEELGADAVIMSNRSVDGGVEIVAARDFDEQVIHKNLKQQHEEEVVAKRLKKYDLPEFAGDNKPAHLLSSARKKGNEAENPVRRNLDQYIGYAEKVQLASVNAQKISEKLKVAEKPAWAAAEVKRNPVTEAPKPVQSPTTDKFIDEMRKEMQDMRTLLDTKLSSIALLPQSNEQPVRHELQEHLVDCGFSKTLTGKIVNRLGSHKQLATALAKSREMLSKVMPIADDRLLEQGGIAALVGSTGVGKTTTIAKLAAQFILKHGSREIALITTDNYRIGAHEQINTYGKILDVPVRVAGDAEELHQHIHSFSDKRLILIDTAGMSQRDLRLAEQLKTLQHGDLPIQSYLVMSATTQYKAALEIMDAFQILEPQATILTKFDEAVTKASALSALIERRMPLSFITDGQQVPEDIYAPEADSLIQQCMQLEDEDQYADTMNYDNWMAESHA, translated from the coding sequence ATGAAAATTAAACGCTTTTTTGCAGCAGATATTCGCCAAGCCATGCGCATGGTTAAAGAGGAACTGGGCGCCGATGCGGTGATTATGTCCAATCGCTCCGTTGATGGTGGCGTCGAGATCGTGGCGGCACGCGATTTCGACGAGCAGGTGATTCATAAAAACCTGAAGCAGCAGCATGAAGAGGAAGTGGTGGCAAAACGTCTGAAAAAATACGATTTGCCCGAGTTTGCCGGCGACAATAAACCGGCGCATTTACTTAGTAGCGCCCGCAAAAAAGGCAATGAAGCTGAAAACCCCGTGCGTCGGAATCTGGACCAGTACATCGGTTATGCGGAAAAAGTGCAGTTGGCCAGCGTCAACGCTCAAAAAATTTCCGAGAAATTAAAGGTGGCGGAAAAGCCGGCCTGGGCCGCCGCCGAGGTCAAGCGTAATCCGGTAACCGAGGCTCCCAAACCGGTACAGTCACCCACCACGGATAAATTCATCGACGAAATGCGCAAGGAAATGCAGGACATGCGGACGTTGCTGGATACCAAGTTGTCCAGTATCGCTCTGTTGCCCCAGTCAAACGAACAACCGGTCCGGCATGAGCTGCAGGAACACCTAGTCGATTGTGGTTTCTCCAAAACGCTTACCGGCAAAATCGTCAATCGTCTCGGTAGCCATAAACAACTTGCAACGGCCTTGGCTAAGTCGCGGGAAATGCTGAGCAAAGTGATGCCGATCGCCGACGACCGCCTGTTGGAACAGGGCGGTATTGCGGCCTTGGTCGGTTCAACCGGCGTGGGTAAAACCACGACTATCGCCAAATTGGCGGCGCAATTTATCCTGAAACACGGTTCAAGGGAGATTGCCTTGATTACCACCGATAATTACCGGATCGGTGCTCACGAGCAAATCAACACTTACGGTAAAATTCTGGATGTGCCGGTACGGGTGGCTGGCGATGCCGAAGAATTACATCAGCATATTCATAGTTTTTCCGACAAGCGCTTGATCCTGATCGACACCGCCGGCATGAGTCAACGCGACTTGCGGCTTGCCGAGCAACTGAAAACCTTGCAGCATGGCGACCTGCCGATCCAATCCTATTTGGTGATGTCGGCAACCACGCAATACAAGGCCGCGCTGGAAATTATGGATGCATTCCAGATTCTTGAGCCACAAGCCACTATACTAACTAAGTTTGATGAGGCGGTCACAAAAGCGTCGGCCTTGTCGGCATTGATTGAGCGGCGTATGCCATTATCATTCATTACCGACGGTCAACAAGTACCCGAGGATATTTACGCGCCCGAGGCGGATTCATTAATTCAGCAGTGCATGCAGTTGGAAGATGAAGACCAGTACGCTGATACTATGAATTATGACAATTGGATGGCCGAAAGCCATGCATAA
- the flhA gene encoding flagellar biosynthesis protein FlhA translates to MDFAKIINALKSLTGMGLGAPLAIIMLLALLVLPLPAFLLDLFFTFNIAFSLIILLVVIYTLKPLEFASFPTVILVATLFRLALNVASTRVVLMMGHEGGDAAGKVIEAFGSFVIGGNFAVGIVVFAILVVINFVVVTKGAGRVAEVSARFTLDAMPGKQMAIDADLNSGLINQDQARARREEVAAEADFYGSMDGASKFVRGDAVAGIIILFVNVIGGLAIGVGQHGMSFADAANVYVLLTIGDGLVAQIPALLLSVASAMVVTRVRGSKQDLGQQVSAQLFEDPRTLLVTAAVMGLLGIIPGMPNMVFILLSLALVGAAYLIDRRRKLEEEKALEMERIVTPQQQLAKAEIKELGWDDVMPVDTIGLEVGYRLIPLVDRNQGGQLMTRIKGVRKKLSQDLGFLIPSVHIRDNLDLSPTAYRISLMGVSVGEAEIMPDKEMAINPGRVFGTVQGVACKDPAFGLDAVWIELSQKDQAQTLGYTVVDPGTVVATHLSHILQSNAHDLFGYEEAQQLMDNLAKVAPKLVEDLVPKTLPLGVVVKVLQNLLLERVSIRDIRTIAETLAEYGTKSQDPDILTSAVRASLGRSIIHEINGVRMEIPVITLDPSLEQILHKSLQTASDGGAGLEPGLAEQMHQSLEESAQRMEMEGQAAVLLVSSFIRPWLARFVRHSIPGLHVLAYNEIPQDRQIRVISTVGQRA, encoded by the coding sequence ATGGATTTTGCAAAAATCATAAACGCATTGAAATCACTGACAGGCATGGGACTGGGGGCTCCGCTTGCCATCATCATGCTGCTGGCTCTTTTGGTACTGCCATTGCCGGCATTCCTGCTGGATTTGTTTTTTACCTTCAATATCGCTTTTTCGTTGATCATCCTGCTGGTGGTGATTTATACCCTGAAGCCACTGGAATTCGCCTCGTTTCCGACCGTGATCCTGGTAGCGACCCTATTTCGCTTGGCGCTGAATGTCGCCTCTACCCGGGTGGTGTTGATGATGGGGCATGAGGGAGGCGATGCCGCGGGTAAGGTGATCGAGGCTTTCGGATCGTTTGTGATCGGCGGCAATTTTGCCGTGGGTATCGTTGTGTTCGCCATTTTGGTGGTGATCAACTTTGTGGTGGTCACCAAGGGTGCCGGCCGGGTGGCCGAGGTGAGTGCCCGTTTTACCTTGGACGCGATGCCGGGCAAGCAGATGGCGATCGATGCCGATTTGAATTCAGGCTTGATCAATCAGGACCAGGCCCGGGCAAGGCGCGAGGAAGTAGCGGCCGAAGCTGATTTTTACGGTTCGATGGACGGTGCCAGCAAATTCGTGCGTGGCGACGCCGTGGCCGGCATCATCATTCTATTCGTCAACGTGATCGGTGGCTTGGCGATAGGTGTGGGGCAGCATGGAATGAGTTTTGCCGACGCGGCCAATGTCTATGTACTGTTGACGATCGGTGACGGTCTGGTGGCGCAAATTCCGGCCTTGTTATTGTCGGTGGCTTCGGCGATGGTCGTGACCCGAGTCAGAGGCAGTAAGCAGGATTTAGGTCAGCAAGTCTCGGCCCAATTATTCGAGGATCCTAGAACCTTACTGGTGACTGCGGCGGTGATGGGCTTGCTGGGTATCATTCCCGGCATGCCGAATATGGTGTTTATCCTGTTGTCGCTGGCGTTGGTGGGGGCGGCTTATCTAATCGATCGCCGGCGTAAGCTGGAGGAAGAAAAAGCCCTGGAAATGGAACGCATCGTCACCCCGCAACAGCAGTTGGCCAAGGCCGAGATCAAGGAATTGGGCTGGGATGATGTGATGCCGGTGGATACGATCGGCCTTGAAGTAGGTTATCGCTTGATTCCGTTGGTGGATAGGAATCAGGGTGGGCAGTTGATGACCCGGATCAAGGGCGTGCGGAAGAAACTGTCGCAAGATTTGGGTTTCCTGATTCCTTCGGTGCATATTCGGGATAACCTGGATTTATCGCCGACAGCCTATCGTATTTCGTTGATGGGGGTTTCGGTGGGTGAAGCCGAAATCATGCCCGACAAGGAAATGGCGATCAATCCTGGGCGGGTGTTCGGCACCGTGCAGGGCGTAGCCTGTAAGGATCCCGCCTTTGGACTGGATGCGGTGTGGATCGAGTTATCGCAGAAAGACCAAGCTCAAACCCTGGGATATACCGTGGTCGATCCTGGTACCGTGGTGGCGACTCATCTTAGTCATATTTTGCAAAGTAATGCGCATGATTTATTCGGTTATGAGGAAGCTCAGCAACTGATGGATAATTTAGCCAAGGTTGCGCCTAAGTTGGTGGAGGATTTGGTGCCGAAGACCTTGCCGTTGGGCGTGGTAGTCAAAGTGCTGCAAAACCTATTGTTGGAGCGGGTGTCGATTCGCGATATTCGCACTATCGCCGAAACTTTGGCGGAGTACGGGACTAAGAGTCAAGATCCGGACATCTTGACCTCGGCGGTCAGGGCCTCGCTGGGGCGCTCAATTATCCATGAAATCAATGGGGTACGGATGGAGATTCCCGTGATTACGTTGGATCCAAGCCTGGAACAGATATTGCATAAATCCTTGCAGACGGCGAGCGACGGTGGTGCGGGATTGGAGCCTGGTTTAGCGGAACAAATGCACCAATCTCTGGAAGAAAGTGCGCAACGGATGGAAATGGAAGGGCAAGCAGCGGTATTGCTGGTTTCCTCCTTCATCCGGCCCTGGCTGGCACGCTTCGTTCGTCATTCGATACCCGGTTTGCATGTGCTGGCATATAACGAAATTCCTCAGGATAGGCAAATCCGGGTGATTTCGACGGTCGGACAGCGTGCTTAA
- a CDS encoding protein phosphatase CheZ, which translates to MNEDLLSLAKDLVAALEKGDEVVADALLDELAGLRETQLFKEIGRLTRQLHDTMVSFSVDAKIAAMTEHDIPDAKERLQYVITMTEQAADQTLTAVENLLPISQTLNDQVEQLAGKWLRFLDREMPLEEFKAMSVEISRHFKESKGGLEQVQAGLNDILMAQGFQDITGQIIRRVIELVQELEISMVKLISISGQKTGTGRAGGQAPHELPGPVVPGVDDRDGDVATSQVDVDDLLSSLGF; encoded by the coding sequence ATGAATGAAGATCTTCTGAGCTTGGCCAAAGACTTGGTTGCCGCGCTGGAGAAAGGGGACGAGGTGGTCGCCGATGCCTTATTGGATGAGTTGGCGGGCTTACGCGAGACTCAGTTATTCAAGGAAATTGGCCGCTTGACCCGGCAACTGCACGACACCATGGTCAGTTTTAGCGTCGATGCCAAAATCGCGGCGATGACCGAGCACGATATTCCCGATGCCAAGGAGCGCTTGCAATACGTGATTACGATGACCGAGCAAGCGGCCGATCAAACCTTGACGGCGGTCGAAAACCTGCTGCCTATTTCGCAAACATTGAACGACCAAGTCGAGCAATTAGCCGGCAAATGGTTGCGCTTTCTGGATCGGGAAATGCCGCTGGAGGAATTTAAGGCCATGAGTGTCGAGATTTCGCGGCATTTCAAGGAATCGAAGGGTGGGTTGGAGCAGGTTCAAGCCGGCTTGAACGACATACTGATGGCGCAGGGTTTTCAAGATATTACCGGGCAAATTATTCGTCGAGTGATCGAATTGGTACAGGAACTGGAAATCAGCATGGTCAAGTTGATCAGTATTTCCGGGCAAAAAACCGGCACGGGCAGGGCAGGGGGGCAGGCCCCGCATGAGCTGCCGGGACCCGTGGTGCCGGGCGTGGACGACAGGGATGGAGATGTGGCTACCAGTCAGGTGGATGTCGATGATTTGTTGTCCAGTCTAGGCTTCTGA
- a CDS encoding chemotaxis protein CheA, whose protein sequence is MTIDQDDEILQDFLVEAGEIIELLGEQLVELEQSPNDFDLLNAIFRGFHTVKGGAGFLAIHALVEICHSAEDVFNVLRQGDRRVTPELMDVILQVLDIVNEMFATVRAGNLPAAAPADLLARVKAFASADSAGPAQIEMAPATVEPEVEEHFSQSPSPQDLVAQEFDAMLDADELLARSEPGSETDEITEREFEDLLDALHGKGGSPTAKKPLDDVVVEDDEISEDEFENLLDELHGKGKFKAPASPAQPSADSGDITEEEFDQLLDQLHGKGKFDASIAQKAMEHAPIEPPAPAKPEPIKPKAKPEPVEKPALEALAPSEPERAVNKASVPDTSADKAKAAAPQVDTTVRVDTQILDDIMNMVGELVLVRNRFQTLKANSEAGEQLSKAISNLDVVTADLQLAVMKTRMQPIKKVFGRFPRVVRDLARNLKKEIRLELIGEDTDLDKNLVEALADPLVHLVRNAVDHGVEMPDEREAKGKPREGVVILKASQEGDHIQLSIQDDGKGMNPDLLRAKVVEKGLMDEETAARLDDKECYNLIFMPGFSTKTEISDVSGRGVGMDVVKTRIAQMNGVVEIDSVEGRGSNIIIKVPLTLAIMPTLMVKLGGQAFALPLANVLEILDLDLNKTNKVDNQLVVMVRNKALPLFYLSEWLVNDPYYNVNKKSSSSHVVVVNAGGRQVGFVVDQLVGQEEVVIKALGAKLHGLEGLSGATITGDGKIALILDVPGLMKKYAC, encoded by the coding sequence ATGACGATCGATCAGGACGACGAAATTCTGCAGGATTTTTTGGTTGAAGCCGGAGAAATTATTGAGCTGCTAGGTGAGCAACTGGTTGAGCTTGAACAATCGCCCAATGATTTCGACTTGCTTAACGCGATCTTTCGTGGTTTTCACACCGTCAAGGGTGGTGCCGGGTTTTTAGCCATTCATGCTTTGGTCGAAATTTGTCATAGCGCCGAGGATGTATTCAATGTCCTGAGACAGGGGGATCGCCGGGTTACTCCCGAGTTAATGGATGTTATCCTGCAGGTGTTGGATATTGTCAACGAGATGTTTGCCACAGTGCGCGCCGGAAATTTACCGGCGGCGGCGCCCGCGGATTTGCTGGCCAGGGTAAAAGCCTTTGCCAGCGCCGACAGTGCGGGGCCAGCTCAGATAGAAATGGCGCCCGCGACGGTTGAGCCTGAAGTCGAGGAACATTTCAGCCAAAGCCCTTCCCCGCAAGATCTGGTGGCTCAGGAATTCGATGCGATGCTGGATGCGGACGAATTGCTGGCCCGTTCCGAACCCGGTTCGGAAACCGATGAAATTACCGAGCGGGAGTTTGAAGATCTGCTGGATGCCCTGCATGGAAAAGGCGGCTCCCCCACGGCCAAAAAACCGCTTGACGACGTCGTGGTGGAGGACGACGAGATTTCCGAGGATGAGTTCGAAAACCTGTTGGATGAACTGCACGGCAAGGGCAAGTTCAAAGCGCCTGCTTCTCCGGCACAGCCTTCGGCCGATTCGGGCGACATCACCGAGGAAGAGTTCGATCAACTGCTGGATCAATTGCATGGCAAAGGTAAATTCGACGCCAGTATTGCCCAAAAAGCCATGGAACATGCGCCGATTGAGCCTCCTGCTCCCGCCAAGCCGGAGCCGATAAAGCCCAAAGCTAAACCCGAGCCGGTCGAAAAGCCTGCGTTGGAGGCCCTAGCACCGAGCGAGCCGGAAAGAGCCGTCAATAAAGCCAGCGTCCCGGATACTTCCGCTGATAAAGCCAAGGCCGCCGCGCCGCAAGTCGATACTACAGTACGTGTCGATACTCAGATACTCGACGACATTATGAATATGGTCGGCGAGCTGGTGCTGGTGCGAAACCGATTCCAAACCCTGAAAGCGAATTCCGAAGCCGGCGAGCAATTATCCAAGGCCATTTCCAATCTGGATGTGGTAACGGCTGATTTGCAGTTGGCGGTGATGAAAACCCGGATGCAGCCGATCAAAAAAGTATTTGGCCGTTTTCCAAGGGTGGTGCGCGATTTAGCCCGCAATTTGAAAAAGGAAATCCGGCTGGAATTGATCGGCGAAGATACCGATCTGGACAAAAATCTGGTGGAGGCGCTGGCCGATCCATTGGTGCATTTGGTCAGAAACGCGGTCGATCACGGTGTCGAGATGCCCGACGAGCGCGAGGCAAAAGGTAAGCCACGCGAAGGAGTGGTGATACTGAAGGCTTCTCAGGAAGGCGACCATATCCAGCTTTCCATCCAGGACGATGGCAAGGGCATGAACCCTGATCTGTTGCGGGCCAAGGTGGTCGAAAAGGGTCTGATGGATGAAGAAACCGCGGCCAGACTGGATGATAAGGAATGCTACAATCTGATTTTCATGCCGGGTTTCTCCACCAAGACCGAGATTTCCGATGTGTCCGGCCGGGGGGTCGGCATGGATGTAGTGAAAACCCGTATTGCCCAAATGAACGGCGTGGTCGAAATCGATTCGGTGGAGGGACGGGGCAGTAATATCATCATTAAAGTACCATTGACCTTGGCCATCATGCCGACGCTGATGGTTAAACTGGGCGGGCAGGCATTTGCCTTACCCTTGGCCAATGTGCTTGAAATTCTTGATCTTGATCTGAATAAAACCAACAAAGTCGATAACCAACTGGTCGTGATGGTCAGAAACAAAGCCTTGCCTTTGTTTTATTTAAGCGAATGGCTGGTCAATGATCCTTATTACAACGTCAATAAAAAGTCCTCCAGTAGTCATGTGGTCGTGGTTAACGCCGGCGGTAGGCAAGTCGGTTTCGTGGTCGACCAGCTGGTCGGCCAGGAGGAAGTGGTCATCAAGGCTTTAGGCGCCAAGCTGCATGGTCTGGAGGGATTGTCCGGAGCAACCATTACCGGTGACGGCAAGATTGCGCTGATTCTGGATGTGCCGGGATTGATGAAAAAATATGCCTGCTAA
- a CDS encoding MinD/ParA family protein, translating to MRNMKPVRVIAVTSGKGGVGKTNLSVNIGVSLAKVGRRVAILDADMGLANVDILLGMFPEFNLSHVLSGEKTLKQIMMTGPAGVKIIPASSGIQRMSDLSNAEQAGVIRAFSEIDKELDVLIVDTAAGISASVVNFARACQEIIVVVCDEPTSLADAYAYIKLLNRDYGLNSFHIITNMVQSAEHGQALFNKLSKVTDRYLDVTLQFVGAVPQDDYLKKSVQKQTPVVEAFPQSKSALAIRNLARKIDHWPIKLKAGGYLEFFVERMIQYSTREDVA from the coding sequence ATGAGAAACATGAAACCCGTGCGAGTGATAGCCGTGACCAGCGGCAAAGGTGGGGTCGGCAAGACTAATTTATCGGTCAATATCGGCGTGTCATTGGCCAAGGTCGGTCGGCGCGTGGCGATACTGGATGCCGATATGGGCTTGGCCAATGTCGACATTTTGTTGGGCATGTTTCCGGAATTTAATTTGTCGCATGTCCTGAGCGGCGAAAAAACCTTGAAGCAAATCATGATGACCGGACCGGCCGGGGTGAAAATTATTCCGGCATCTTCCGGTATCCAACGTATGTCGGATTTAAGCAATGCCGAGCAGGCCGGGGTAATTCGGGCATTTAGTGAAATCGACAAGGAGTTGGATGTGCTTATCGTGGATACCGCGGCCGGTATTTCGGCGAGCGTGGTAAATTTTGCCCGCGCCTGCCAGGAAATCATTGTCGTGGTGTGCGATGAGCCGACATCACTGGCCGACGCTTATGCCTACATCAAATTGCTGAATCGGGATTACGGGTTGAACAGTTTTCATATTATTACCAATATGGTGCAATCCGCCGAACACGGTCAGGCCCTGTTCAATAAATTAAGCAAGGTGACCGATCGTTATCTTGATGTGACTTTACAGTTTGTCGGCGCGGTTCCCCAGGATGACTACTTGAAAAAATCCGTGCAGAAACAAACTCCGGTGGTCGAAGCTTTTCCGCAGAGCAAGTCCGCGCTGGCGATTCGAAATCTGGCGCGCAAAATAGATCATTGGCCGATCAAACTCAAGGCCGGCGGTTATTTGGAATTTTTCGTCGAACGCATGATTCAATACAGCACCCGCGAGGATGTTGCATGA